The sequence below is a genomic window from Bradyrhizobium septentrionale.
TACTGCTAACCAGCGCGGGCGGATGTTTGAAACGCGAAGCGAAGCCGGGGAACACCAGATGATCGCGCTTGGCTTTCAGTTGCCCCATGATGCGAGGCAATGTGCCTTTGCCCGTACAGGGCATATGAATGCAGGTTACCGGTCATCTTCGGGGCTTGAAAAGCGGGTGCCGCGGCACCTAAACGCCGCGATCATCGGAGTGACTTTGTCTGGCGCGATCGCCGCGACAGTTTCTGGCTCTGCGGTGGAGATGTGCGTCGTGCCGGTGTAACCCCCGCCGGTTGTTCATCGTGGCGCTTTAGTCGAATCCGCCGCCATTCCGGTGAGCAGAACCAATAACATGGGGCCCGGCCGACCTGGCGGCGGAGCACTCGGGAAGAGGCGACCCGATCGCAGCCGCGTGACCGCGGCCATGGGAAGGATCGCGCCATAGGGCTGGCGGACGCAGTTCACGTGGTTGGCTGACCGCCGTCATTGATCGTGCGCGCCACGGCACCGAGATCAAGCCACTATGATTCCGAATGTAGAGTTTGCGACACGCCGTCGAGGCGGCGACATGCGCTCTGGAAGATAGCCGAGGCAAATCAGCCCAGACTGATTGGCACGAGACTTGAAGGCAAGACGCTGTCCCGCACCTTCTGCTTATGGAACCGCAGTGATGGCCTACAAGATAATCGCGTCCCAGTGCACCGTCTGCGGTGCGTGTGAGTTCGAATGTCCCAACGCTGCGATTAGCCTGAAGAACGACATATATGTGATCGATCCGACCAAGTGCACCCAATGCGAAGGAAATTCTGACGCGCCGCAGTGCGCCGTCGTTTGCCCGGTGCCCGAGACCTGTGTGCCGACATAGGGAATTAGCTGATGAGTGGGGCCCCGGCGCGAAACAGAATGAAGACACCACTGAGAGCGGCAGCCTACCGGCTTCGTCGATCGATTCTCTTACGCGCTGGCCCCGAGTGGTCCTAACTTGTGGGATCAGTTCGGAGAGGGCGCGCCGGAACTGGTTGGAGTTGTCTTTGCGCGAGCGGAGCAGGCAATGGTAGCTGTAGAAGAGACGGTCGAGCGCGTCCGGCGCATCGACGTTGACCAGTATCGATATGGGTTTGAGACGCAGATCGAGTCCGACAAGGCCCCGAAGGGGCTGTCGGAAGACACCGTCCGCTTCATCTCTGCAAAGAAGAATGAGCCGGCCTGGATGCTGGAATGGCGTCTGGAGGCGTATCGCCGCTGGCTGACCATGACCGAGCCGACCTGGGCGCGCGTCAACTATCCGAAGATCGACTATCAGGACATCTACTACTACGCGGCGCCGAAGCCCAAGAAGACGCTGTCCTCGATCGACGAGATCGATCCGGAAATCCTCAAGACCTACGAGAAGCTCGGCATTCCCTTGCGCGAGGTTGCGATCCTCGAAGGCGTCGAGCCGCCGCCTGGTGGCGCGCTGTCGCCCAGCCGCAAGATCGCGGTCGACGCCGTGTTCGATTCGGTGTCGGTGGCGACCACCTTCCAGAAGGAGCTGAAGGCGGCCGGCGTGATCTTCATGCCGATCTCGGAGGCGATCCGCGAGCATCCCGAGCTGGTGCAGAAATATCTGGGTACCGTGGTGCCGACCACGGACAATTACTTCGCGACGCTGAACTCGGCGGTGTTCTCCGACGGCTCGTTCGTTTACGTGCCGCCGGGCGTGCGTTGCCCGATGGAGCTGTCGACCTATTTCCGCATCAACGAGCGCAACACCGGCCAGTTCGAGCGCACGCTGATCATCGCCGACAAGGGCTCCTACGTCTCCTATCTCGAAGGCTGCACCGCGCCGCAGCGCGACGAGAACCAGTTGCACGCCGCCGTGGTGGAGTTGGTCACACTCGACGATGCCGAGATCAAGTATTCGACGGTGCAGAACTGGTACCCCGGCAATTCCGAGGGCAAGGGCGGCATCTACAATTTCGTCACCAAGCGCGGCGACTGCCGCGGCAGGAATTCCAAGATCTCCTGGACCCAGGTCGAGACCGGTTCGGCGATCACCTGGAAATATCCGAGCTGCATCCTGCGCGGCGACAATTCGAGCGGCGAGTTCTACTCGATCGCGATCTCGAACGGCTTCCAGCAGGTCGATAGCGGCACCAAGATGATCCACCTCGGCAAGAACACGTCGAGCCGGATCATCTCCAAGGGCATCGCCGCCGGCAAATCGCAGAACACCTATCGCGGCCTCGTCAGTGCGCACCGTAAAGCCACCGGCGCGCGCAACTACACCGCCTGCGATTCGCTCCTGATCGGCGACAAATGCGGCGCGCACACCGTGCCCTATGTCGAGGCCAAGAACTCCTCGGCAACGTTCGAGCACGAAGCGACCACGTCGAAGATCTCCGAGGACGTGCTGTTCTACTGCGTGCAGAGAGGCTTGAGCGAGCAACAGGCCCTTGGCCTTGTCGTCAATGGCTTCGCCAAGGACGTTCTGCAAAAACTGCCGATGGAGTTCGCGGTGGAAGCGCAGAAGCTGATCTCGATCTCGCTCGAAGGGTCCGTCGGATAGCCAACCGTCCCGCGGGACCTCCCGAGTGCGGCTCACCCGGGATGATGCATTTCAGGAGATAGATCAGAATGGCGCTACTCGAAGTTCGAGATTTGCATGCCGGCATGGACGAGCGCGAAATTCTTCGCGGGTTCGATCTTACGGTCAACGCGGGTGAGGTACACGCGATCATGGGGCCGAACGGCTCCGGAAAGACCACGCTCAGCCACATTATTTCCGGCAAGCCCGGGTATCAAGTGAGTGCAGGCCAAATCCTGTTCAACGATGAAGATCTTCTCGCGATGGAACCGGAGGAGCGCGCTGGCAAGGGGATATTTCTTGCGTTTCAGTATCCGGTGGAAATTCCCGGCGTGACCACCATGAACTTCCTGCGTACGGCGTTGAACGCTCAGCGTAAAGCGCGCGGGCAAAAGGAATTCTCCACGCCCGATTTTCTCAAAAGGGCCCGCGAGATAGCCAAGTCGCTCAACATCCCACAAGGCATGCTGAAGCGCGGCTTCAATGTCGGATTTTCCGGCGGCGAGAAAAAGCGCAACGAGATTTTGCAGATGGCGCTATTCGAGTCGAGCCTGTGCATCTTGGATGAGATAGATTCCGGCCTCGATATCGACGCGCTGCGCATCGTCTCCAACAGTATCAACGCTCTGCGTTCGCCGGAACGGGCGATGATCGTGATCACCCACTATCGGCGGCTTCTCGACTATATAGCGCCGGATTTTGTGCATGTGATGTCCAAAGGGCGGGTAAGGAAGCGCGGCGGCAGAGAACTCGCGCTGGAGCTCGAGGCTTGTGGCTACGCTCAATTTGAAGGTGCGGCCTGACCTCTCAAGAGATTTCCTGATGAAGCAAGTTTTGGCAAGAGAAGCCGACGCCGGACGTGCAAAGAGCAATCTCTTCACCGCGGCGCACGGACGGCTGCCTGGCTGTGGGCCTGTCGCCCATATCCGTGCGAGGGCATTCGAGGCCTACGAGCGTGCCGGCCTCCCGCATCGGCGCATCGAGGCTTGGAAATATACAGATCTATGCGCCTTGATCGGCGAGGTACTGCCACTCGCTCCGCGACCAGATGCAGCTGCGCTGGTGCGCGCAAAGTCGTCGGTCATGCAAGCGGCTGCCGATCAAGCAGTCAAACTGGTTTTGGTGGATGGAATATTCGCACCCGAGCTATCCGACGTCGGTAGCCTCGAAAATGGGATCGATGTGCGGTCGTTGCGGGAGATTCTGGAGAATCCGGCCAATAGCGCAATGGCCGGCCTGGTGCTTTCGACCACAACTGATGCGATGATCTCGCTCAATGCCGCGATGGCGACCGACGGCCTGGTGATTACGATCGCCGAGGGCAGCGCGATTAAGCGTCCCATTCAGATCGTTCACGTTGCAACCTCATTGTCGGTGTCCGACTTTACCCGTTCCTACCTGCAGCTAGGTAAGGGAGCGCACGCGGCTGTGGTGGAAACATTCGTCGCGGCTGATGGCGCGAGCCGATATCAAACCAACGATGCGATAATTGTCCTGGTTGGTGACGAGGCGAGCCTTTCGTATATCCGGGTGGCAGCTGATGCCGCTGACGCCGTGAACCTTTCGTCGGGAATCATCGTAGTCGGTACCAGAGCGAGCCTCAATCTCTTCAGCATGACCTGCAGCGGCTCCATCGGTCGCTATCAGGGATTCGTCACACTGGCCGGCGAGGGATCCAGGCTCTCGGCGAACGGGGTCAATCTCATCAGGGAAAAACAGCACGCCGACACAACAATCGTAGTCGACCACGCCGGGCCGCATTGCATCAGTCGGAATAAGTTCCACGCGGTCGTCGACGATTGCGGCCGCTCGGTGTTCCAGGGCCAAGTCGTCGTACGTCCCGCCTCGCAGAAGACGGAAGCCGCGCTGATGACGCGAGCGCTGCTCCTGTCCGACCAGGCCGAGGCGGACAATAAGCCCGAACTCGAAATCCTTGCCGACGACGTGACTTGCGGCCACGGATCGACTTCAGGTGCGCTGGACACCAGTCTCATATTCTATCTGCGCGCTCGAGGTCTATCAGAGAAGGATGCGCAGGCGTTGTTGATTAGAGCATTCATTGGCGAGCCGATCGAGGAGATCCCCGCCGGCAATCTGCGCGAATTTGTGACCGCGCGAGCTGAACACTGGCTGCGGGCGCGATGAGTGTGCACCCCGCGATAGGCAACGGTAGTTACCAGGTCAGCCGTCTGCGCGCGGACTTTCCTGCGCTGTCCATGACGGTGTACGACAAGCCGCTTGTGTACCTTGATAACGCCGCATCCGCGCAAAAGCCGAATGCGGTTCTTGACCGCATGATGCATGTGTACTCCAGCGAATACGCCAACGTACATCGCGGCCTGCACTATCTGGCGAATGCGGCGACGGAGGCGTATGAGGGCGCCCGTACCAAGGTGGCGCGGTTTGTGAACGCACATCTGAACGAAGAGATCGTCTTCACCCGCAGCGCTACGGAGGCCATCAATCTGGTCGCCCAGACCTTCGGCCGTGAACGGGTCAGCGCCGGTGACGAGATCGTTCTGTCGATTATGGAACACCACTCCAACATTGTGCCGTGGCATTTTTTAAGAGAACGGCTCGGCGCAGTCATCAAGTGGGCGCCGGTTGATGATGACGGCAATTTCCTGCTCGATGCATTTGAGCGGCTCTTGACCCCGCGCACCAAGATGGTTGCGATCACTCAGATGTCGAACGTGCTGGGTACCGTTTTGCCAGTGAAAGACGTAGTGAGGATCGCACATGCACGGGGTATTCCCGTACTGGTCGACGGCTCGCAAGGATGTGTCCATTTGACCGTCGACGTCTGCGACATCGATTGCGATTTCTACGTAATGACAGGCCATAAACTCTATGGTCCGACAGGGATCGGCGTGCTTTACGGCAAGTCAGAGCATCTTTCGTCAATGCCGCCCTTCAATGGTGGCGGCGAGATGATCCGTCAGGTCTCGCGTGCCGGCGTCATCTATGGTGAACCGCCGCACCGGTTCGAGGCGGGGACGCCGCCGATTGTCGAGGCGATCGGTTTGGGGGCGGCTTTAGATTACATCAATTCGATAGGCAAAGAACAGATCCGCAAGCACGAGAACGCGCTGCTCGCTTACGCAAATGAGAAGCTAGGGGACATCAACGCCGTACGAATCATCGGGACGCCGGCCGAAAAGGGGCCGATCATCTCCTTTGATATGAAAGGCGCGCATGCACATGACATTGCTACGGTCATCGACCGCGCCGGAGTTGCAGTGCGGGCGGGTGGCCATTGCGCGATGCCGCTGCTCGAGCGCTTGGGTGTGCTGGCGACGTGCCGTGCGTCTTTCGCACTTTACAACACAAGTGAAGAGATTGATACGCTCGTGCGGGCACTTATCAAGGCACGACAGCTGTTATCGTGAGCCGGTGAGCTTGCGGCGTCTGGGCGGTGGAGCATCGAACTCCCGACGATGACGACGTCATAACCGTTGGCATCATCGTCGTCGCTGAAGGCAAGTATCTGTAGATCTCAACAAGCATGGATGGCGTCGGCAAACCCGGGCTCGATCAGCCGGCCTTTGCCGCTCGGTTCGCTTGTTACGGGCGCTCTCTCGAGCGCGGAGCATCGCGATCGGCAGCCGCACATCTGGAATCGTGCGGTGCTACTTCACATATCGCCGCCCCTGTTCCATTTCGAACAGGACCAAACGAAGGGTTCTCCGGGCAAAGCGCGATGTCGCGTTAGCCACAATACCCCGTGCTGCACCACGGAGCGCGCTAACTGATTTCAATCGTTCCGCTTTTTGTGCTCGCGCCGCACTGGCATGCTCGTTGCAAAACTCTAGGTCACGAAGCCGCTCTCGCAACAGCTAACCCTCGAAGGACCTCAGCATGAGCCTCGCCTCGACCCAGAGCATCGCAGAAATCAGGGCTCGCAACAAAGAGCTGATTGAGGAGGTCCTGAAGGTCTATCCGGAGAAGACCGCAAAACGGCGCGCCAAGCATCTCAACGTGCACCAAGCCGGCAAGTCGGACTGTGGGGTCAAGTCCAACATCAAATCCATCCCTGGTGTGATGACAATCAGAGGCTGCGCCTACGCAGGATCCAAGGGCGTGGTCTGGGGGCCGATCAAGGACATGGTCCATATCAGCCATGGACCGGTGGGCTGCGGTCAGTACTCGTGGGGCTCGCGTCGTAACTATTACGTTGGCACGACCGGGATCGATAGCTTCGTGACCCTGCAATTCACCTCCGACTTCCAGGAAAAGGATATCGTATTCGGTGGCGACAAGAAACTGGTCAAAGTTCTTGACGAAATCCAGGAGCTTTTCCCACTCAACAACGGCATCACCATCCAGTCGGAATGCCCGATCGGATTGATTGGAGACGACATCGAGGCTGTGTCAAGAGCGAAATCCAAGGAGTATGGCGGCAAGACCATCGTGCCGGTCCGTTGCGAGGGCTTTCGCGGCGTCTCGCAGTCGCTCGGCCACCACATTGCCAACGACGCCGTGCGTGATTGGATTTTCGACAAGTTCGAGCCAGATGGTAAACCGAAGTTTGAGTCGACGCCGTACGATGTTGCGATCATCGGAGACTACAATATCGGCGGCGACGCCTGGTCATCGCGAATTCTTCTGGAGGAAATGGGCCTGCGGGTGATTGCGCAGTGGTCTGGTGACGGTTCACTCGCTGAGCTCGAGGCAACGCCGAAGGCAAAGCTCAACATTCTGCATTGTTACCGCTCCATGAACTACATCTCCCGCCACATGGAAGAGAAGTTCGGTATTCCGTGGTGCGAGTATAACTTCTTTGGACCTTCAAAGATCGCAGTGTCGCTGCGCAAGATCGCGGGCTACTTCGACGATAAGATTAAAGAAGGCGCTGAGCGGGTGATTGAAAAGTACCAGCCGCTGGTGAGCGCCGTAATAGCAAGATATCGCCCGCGCCTGGAGGGCAAGACGGTGATGTTGTACGTCGGCGGTCTTCGCCCGCGTCATGTGATTGGCGCATACGAGGACCTCGGGATGGAAGTCGTGGGTACCGGATACGAGTTCGGCCACAACGACGACTATCAGCGCACCGCCCAGCACTACGTCAAGGACAGCACGCTCATCTACGACGACGTCAATGGCTACGAGTTCGAGCGTTTTGTCGAAAAGCTCCAGCCCGACCTGGTCGGATCGGGCATCAAGGAAAAATACGTTTTCCAAAAGATGGGTATACCGTTCCGGCAGATGCATTCCTGGGACTATTCAGGTCCATATCACGGCTATGACGGCTTTGCGATCTTCGCGCGCGACATGGACATGGCTGTCAACTCGCCGATCTGGAAGAAGATGAAAGCGCCTTGGAAAGAAGCTTCGAAGTCGAAGCTCTTGGCTGCAGAATAAAGCAATGTATCTGGCTCTTCGTGGAGAGCCGGGACGATACCAATTTCGATAGTGAAGGATCTTAAAAATGGCGCAGAGTGCAGAACACGTGCTCGATCATCTCGAACTGTTTCGCGGTCCAGAATACCAGCAGATGCTGGCTAACAAGAAGACGTTCGAGAATTCCCGCGATCCAGCCGAGGTTGA
It includes:
- the nifD gene encoding nitrogenase molybdenum-iron protein alpha chain, which encodes MSLASTQSIAEIRARNKELIEEVLKVYPEKTAKRRAKHLNVHQAGKSDCGVKSNIKSIPGVMTIRGCAYAGSKGVVWGPIKDMVHISHGPVGCGQYSWGSRRNYYVGTTGIDSFVTLQFTSDFQEKDIVFGGDKKLVKVLDEIQELFPLNNGITIQSECPIGLIGDDIEAVSRAKSKEYGGKTIVPVRCEGFRGVSQSLGHHIANDAVRDWIFDKFEPDGKPKFESTPYDVAIIGDYNIGGDAWSSRILLEEMGLRVIAQWSGDGSLAELEATPKAKLNILHCYRSMNYISRHMEEKFGIPWCEYNFFGPSKIAVSLRKIAGYFDDKIKEGAERVIEKYQPLVSAVIARYRPRLEGKTVMLYVGGLRPRHVIGAYEDLGMEVVGTGYEFGHNDDYQRTAQHYVKDSTLIYDDVNGYEFERFVEKLQPDLVGSGIKEKYVFQKMGIPFRQMHSWDYSGPYHGYDGFAIFARDMDMAVNSPIWKKMKAPWKEASKSKLLAAE
- a CDS encoding cysteine desulfurase, which codes for MSVHPAIGNGSYQVSRLRADFPALSMTVYDKPLVYLDNAASAQKPNAVLDRMMHVYSSEYANVHRGLHYLANAATEAYEGARTKVARFVNAHLNEEIVFTRSATEAINLVAQTFGRERVSAGDEIVLSIMEHHSNIVPWHFLRERLGAVIKWAPVDDDGNFLLDAFERLLTPRTKMVAITQMSNVLGTVLPVKDVVRIAHARGIPVLVDGSQGCVHLTVDVCDIDCDFYVMTGHKLYGPTGIGVLYGKSEHLSSMPPFNGGGEMIRQVSRAGVIYGEPPHRFEAGTPPIVEAIGLGAALDYINSIGKEQIRKHENALLAYANEKLGDINAVRIIGTPAEKGPIISFDMKGAHAHDIATVIDRAGVAVRAGGHCAMPLLERLGVLATCRASFALYNTSEEIDTLVRALIKARQLLS
- the sufB gene encoding Fe-S cluster assembly protein SufB produces the protein MVAVEETVERVRRIDVDQYRYGFETQIESDKAPKGLSEDTVRFISAKKNEPAWMLEWRLEAYRRWLTMTEPTWARVNYPKIDYQDIYYYAAPKPKKTLSSIDEIDPEILKTYEKLGIPLREVAILEGVEPPPGGALSPSRKIAVDAVFDSVSVATTFQKELKAAGVIFMPISEAIREHPELVQKYLGTVVPTTDNYFATLNSAVFSDGSFVYVPPGVRCPMELSTYFRINERNTGQFERTLIIADKGSYVSYLEGCTAPQRDENQLHAAVVELVTLDDAEIKYSTVQNWYPGNSEGKGGIYNFVTKRGDCRGRNSKISWTQVETGSAITWKYPSCILRGDNSSGEFYSIAISNGFQQVDSGTKMIHLGKNTSSRIISKGIAAGKSQNTYRGLVSAHRKATGARNYTACDSLLIGDKCGAHTVPYVEAKNSSATFEHEATTSKISEDVLFYCVQRGLSEQQALGLVVNGFAKDVLQKLPMEFAVEAQKLISISLEGSVG
- a CDS encoding 4Fe-4S binding protein, translating into MAYKIIASQCTVCGACEFECPNAAISLKNDIYVIDPTKCTQCEGNSDAPQCAVVCPVPETCVPT
- the sufD gene encoding Fe-S cluster assembly protein SufD, with the protein product MKQVLAREADAGRAKSNLFTAAHGRLPGCGPVAHIRARAFEAYERAGLPHRRIEAWKYTDLCALIGEVLPLAPRPDAAALVRAKSSVMQAAADQAVKLVLVDGIFAPELSDVGSLENGIDVRSLREILENPANSAMAGLVLSTTTDAMISLNAAMATDGLVITIAEGSAIKRPIQIVHVATSLSVSDFTRSYLQLGKGAHAAVVETFVAADGASRYQTNDAIIVLVGDEASLSYIRVAADAADAVNLSSGIIVVGTRASLNLFSMTCSGSIGRYQGFVTLAGEGSRLSANGVNLIREKQHADTTIVVDHAGPHCISRNKFHAVVDDCGRSVFQGQVVVRPASQKTEAALMTRALLLSDQAEADNKPELEILADDVTCGHGSTSGALDTSLIFYLRARGLSEKDAQALLIRAFIGEPIEEIPAGNLREFVTARAEHWLRAR
- the sufC gene encoding Fe-S cluster assembly ATPase SufC: MALLEVRDLHAGMDEREILRGFDLTVNAGEVHAIMGPNGSGKTTLSHIISGKPGYQVSAGQILFNDEDLLAMEPEERAGKGIFLAFQYPVEIPGVTTMNFLRTALNAQRKARGQKEFSTPDFLKRAREIAKSLNIPQGMLKRGFNVGFSGGEKKRNEILQMALFESSLCILDEIDSGLDIDALRIVSNSINALRSPERAMIVITHYRRLLDYIAPDFVHVMSKGRVRKRGGRELALELEACGYAQFEGAA